A stretch of DNA from Halobacteriovorax vibrionivorans:
AGGTGGCGGTGTTCAAAATATTTCGAAAGATCAAGCCTCTACAGTGATTGGTCAATTTCCACCAGCAGGTGGAACAGGAGAGGCCGGTCTCCAAAGAATCAATGACCTTATTAAGAATAATCAATCAAATGGTGTCTTTAGAGACGAAGCCTATACATTAATTATTCTCATGTCTAATGAAGATAGTAGTAATTGGAATACGACAGGTTATAGCCTTCCAGGAAATCATCCTGTTGCAGAAGAATATATGAAAGGTAAAGTACACGACCTACTTTGTATGCGTGGAAATTATGATGGCTCTTTTCATTCAGGGGCAAAAAATCCAACTTATAATGCTAGCTGTAGTGGAGTTGGAAGCTACCGTCTAAATTCAACAATGATGAGATTAATTTCAATTACAGCAGCTGCTGAGCCTGGTTCATCATCTTGTCCACAAGTTGGAGATGGAGAAAAGAATTGGATTTACCGAAAAGCAAGTCAATCTGTCTTAAGTACGGCCTATACAAACTTAACGGGTGGATATCCGTTTATTCCTGCTTCAGTAACAAATGGTGATCAAGTAGATATTTGTAATACTAGCTTTAGATCGTTATTTAGCTCTGTTAATAGCGCTATTGATGATGCCATTATTGCCCATAAGTATAACTTCATTAAAATTGCAGATCCTAATAAATTAGTTGATCCTGATACAATTGTTCTGACAAAATCAGGTGTAAATATTCCTGAGTACACAGGTTCCGGAAGTGGTTTTACATATCGCGGTGTTATGACGAATAAAGATACTCGTTATGAACCAACAGCGGGAGAGCCTCAGACAGGACATATGATTCAACTACATGGAAATGCTAGACTTACTTACCCAGAATCAATTCAATACTACTATGAAGCACCTAAGAAATTTTATGGTTATGTTCACTTGGATGCAAAACCACAATTAGGTTCGATATCATTAAAGATTAATGGCAGTACAATTTCAGAGAGTTCCTCAAATGGTTGGAAGCTTATGATGAATGGTTCAGAGCCTCAATACTTCTCAAACTTTAATATTAGAGTCGTTTCTGAATCAGATACAACTCCAGCATACCCTTCTGTAATCAAATCGGGTTACTTCCTAAAACTCTACGGAAGTGCAGTTTATAGTGATGGTGCTAATGTTGAAGTTAACTTCTACCCAACTGGAGAATAGTTTTAGTAACTATTGCCTGACTTCTCTTCATTAATTCTTTGCCAAGCATCTTGAAAAACAAGACCAGGAAGTATCTTAAAAAGTGAATCAACATTTACCATATTTGTCATATTACCTTGATCATCAACAAGAATATCTTCCACAATACCAGAGACAATGGCAGGTTTTAGATCACCTGAATTTACAATGGCCTGTCCTTCTTTTAATTCATCAATGATGGCACTCAAATTTACAGAAGCTTTTCCGCTTGTCACATTCTTAGCAAGAAGCTGGGCTTTCATACGAGAAAGGATCATATTACACTTACGTGTGGTTTTAGTTTTCTTATCATCTGTTTTAACTTTTTCACCATTAACATAAGCAACAATAAGCCTTAATGAATCAAGATCAGGAATTTTCACCAATTTTTCTTGGCCATCTTTATCAGCTTCCATCACTATAATTCCCTCACGCTTTAGAAGCTCTATCATTTCTTCAAACTTAATCTCAGCAACACCAAAAATATCAAATAGGTAGTAGCGAATCGAATTCATATGAATTCGATGTGCACCGTCTTCACCCTTTTGTGCATGTACTTTAGAAGAAAGATAAATTCCCGCAAGAATTCTCAATACATCAGTTGTATGAAAGAAAACATACTCACCGACTTTTCCATCTTTTCCAAAACCGACAGAATTAGTTTCAAGTTGCTTAACACGATCATTTGTTTTTCTTAATCGATCTGCAAGAGTATTAACGATTGTTTTAAACCAAGGATTTAGGCCTTGCATTGTTTTATCAAATGCTGCAAAGGTTACACGAACAACATCTGTAGGTACTATCGCAGCAGCAGAACAACTACGACGAGAACCCTTTTCATCAAAGTATGCCATCTCACCAATAACTTCACCTGCGCGAAGAATGGCAATTTCAACAAAACCCTGTCCCTTTGGGATATAGAGTCTAATTTGACCTTTTTGAATAATGTAGAGTGAGTCTGCTGGATCGTTTTGGTTGAAGAGAACTTCACCTGCTTTGAAACGTACGATACCAGATTTATGTTGCTTTTGCGTTTGGGCCATCCATAGTCCTACTTAAAAAGCAGGACTATGAAAGTCCTGCAAATTTATTTAATTTTTTCTAGTATTAATGATAAGGCTTCACCGCCCCCAATGCAAATAGAAGCTAGTCCGTATTTTGCATCTTTATTTTTCATTGCTGTCATAAGTGTCACAACAATACGTGTTCCAGAAGTTCCAATTGGGTGTCCAAGAGAAACACCTGAACCATAAATATTAAGTTTGTCGTGTGGAATCTTCAGCTCTTCCATTGCGGCCATTGGAACTGCAGCAAATGCTTCATTGATTTCAAATACATCAATATCAGAGATATTTAATCCAGTTTTTTCAAGATTCTTCTTCATTGCTTCAATTGGAGCAGTTGTAAACCAAGTTGGTGCTTGAGCGTGTGATGCCCAACCTACGATTTTAAAATCAGCTTGGTCCTTATATTCTTCACCAGCAAGAACAACAGCGGCAGCTCCATCATTAATTGTTGAAGCATTAGCAGCAGTGATTGTTCCATCTTTTTTGAATGCTGGCCTAAGAGCAGGAATCTTATCGAATTTTGCTTTAAATGGCCCTTCATCTTCAGAAACAACAGTATCACCTTTACGGCCCTTAATTGTTACTGGAGCGATCTCATCTTTAAAGATTCCAGCTTCGATTGCAGCTTGTGCTCTTTTAAAAGATTCAATTGAGTAAGCATCTTGAGCTTCTCTTGAAAGGTTATACTTTTCTGTACACTCTTCAGCACAACTTCCCATTGGTTGGTCAGAGTAAACATCCCAAAGTCCATCCCACTGCATAGCATCTTTAACTTCTGCAGCACCAAACTTTGCAACACCAGTTCTAGAGTTCATTAATAAGTGAGGAGCTTGTGACATATTTTCCATACCACCAGCAACAACAACTTGGTTATCACCTGTCATAATTGATTGAGCACCAGAGATGATTGTCTTCATTCCCGATCCGCATACTTTATTAATTGTCGTACATGGAGTTGCTTCACTTAGTCCTGCAAAAATAGCAGCTTGGCGAGCAGGAGCTTGACCCACACCGGCCTGAACAACGTTACCCATAAATACTTCATCAACTTTATCTTTTGCGATACCAGCTTTCTCAACTGCTGATTCAATTGCAGTTGCACCTAGCTGAGTCGCTTTTACTTGTGCTAGCGAACTTAAAAAGCTTCCACTTGGAGTTCTTGCTCCAGAAAGGATATAAACACTCATTATTGTCTCCTTTGATTTAATCTTATTTAAAGTCCAGATATATTGACACACAAATAGTGCGTTGTTAATTATCTTCTATTGATTTAATACTTATTAGCACCCTACTCAAAGGATATACGAATGCTTTCAAGAACAAATGGGCCGTTTTTAATTGATCTACCAAATGAATGGGCAGATTCAGTACTTGAACTTCTTCAGGATACATATCGCAATGAGTTAGTCGACGCCAGTAAGGTTTTTGAAATATATGGCCAATTATACAAAGGTGAAGTTCTTGTTATCGCTTCCCTTGTTGATGCTACAAATGAAGCGGCACCTGCAACAACATATTTTGCGTCGATGGATCTAGCTGATGACGCAGATCATACAAAGCTACTAGAAGGCCTTGTGGATTCTATCGGTGCATTCTTTGACCAATTCTTTGCAGATAGTGAATGGAATGACTACCAAGACATGTGGAAAGAAGAGCAATTTAAAGGCACAAAAATATACTGCAAGGTGACAAGAGAAAACGTTGGTCTAACAATCAAGGCCGATCGACTTCTTAATCAGTAAGGTATGCGTCATAGAGTTAACTCAGGTTTACTTGCCATAGTTTTAAAACTCTCCTAGCATTTTTATATAAGTTATTTTGAATAAAGAGGGACTTTTATGAAAAAGCTACTTTGCCTAGCACTACTACTTTTTCTCACACAAAAAATCTGGGCCCAAGAAGAGCGCCATCGCGTAATTGATGGACAAATTAATTGGGGACCATTTGTAAATTGTGAGATTTATAACGATTCACATAGACGTATGTCTGTTATCGACTATCAATACACAATTACATACACGAATGGATTTCAAAGAGTATTCAATTATAAGTGTCAGTTCGGATGTGAAGTTCCAAGCTTTGATTTTCAACGATTCTCAGGACCTAGGAATCATCCAAATATCATGCATGCAAGTTGTCTTGCACATGTCTTTAAAGAAAGACGCCATCGTAGAAACTAATTATTCACAAATAAAAAAGGCCCTCAATCGAGGGCCTTTCTTTTCTTAGCATTAGGAAGTATTTTGAGTATTATTAGCCTTTGATTCTGAAGATCTCTTGCATCATTTTGTCTGCAGTTGAGATCGTCTTCGCATTAGCTTGGAAGTTTCTTTGAGAAGTCATTAAATTAACGAATTCACTTGCGATATCAACGTTTGAAAGCTCAATCGACTTTGAAAGAACTTGTCCACGTCCCGCTTCACCTGGTTTCCCCATTGCTGGTTGACCAGAGTTTTTAGATTCTTTGAAAAGGTTTTTCCCCATTTTGAAAAGACCTTCATTATTATCAAATTTTGCAATAGCGATTTGAGCAATATCTCTTGTTTCACCATTATCATAAACTGCTGTAAGGATACCATCATCGTTGAATGATAGAGATCCAAGAGTTGCTGCTGAAGCACCATCTTGAGTGTGTCTTGCAACAGCTGAACCAGAACCATACTGAGTAGAAGCATCTGTACCATCTCCACCTTCAGAGATTGATTCACCCCATGAAAATGAAATTTTCTGATCTTGTCTTGCACCTTTATTAAAGTTGAAAGAGTTAGATGTTTCGATTTCTTCTTGTAATTGCCCTTTGTCATTGAATACAAGTTGACCTTCTGCCATTTGTACCATTGTTCCAGCAACACCACCTTGAGCATCCGCACCGTCTGCCATAATTCTATATGTCCAGTTGTTATCTGCTGTTTTATTATAGTATGCAGTTACAAGACGAGCTGTACCTACATTATCGTATACTGTAATTGAAGAAGAAAAGTTTGAAGTTTCCTCTGGATTATTTGGATCGAATTCTTTTACTGAAGCTCTTGAGTCTAGGTTCATTGAAAGCTTAACCTTCTCTGTTGCTTGAGCTGGGATCGTTGTATTTCCAAGCTTGATCTCACCTTCTTTGTTTGTTAGAACACCATCTTCATTAGATTTGAAACCAAGAACTTTATAACCATCACTATTAACAAGCTCACCGTCTTTGTTAAAGTGCATTGATCCATCTCTTGTAAACCCATTTCCAAATGGAGCTTTAACTTTAAAGAAACCATCACCTTGAATTGCAAGGTCAGTAATTGACTCAGTTCTTGCAACATCACCTTGAGTCATCATTGGCTTAATGTGAGCTAGTTTTGTACCAGCACCAAATTGGTCACCACCCTCAATACCTTTAAGAGAAACGGCAAGTACATCTTGGAATTCTGCACGTGAAGCTTTGAAACCATTTGTTCCAGCGTTTGAAATGTTATCTGAAACAACGTTCATTCCCGCTCCTGAAGCGCTTAAACCAGATACACCAATGTTAAAAGATCGTAAAATACTCATTCGTCCCTCCTAGACTAAAAACAAAATCTAAATGTTTAGATCTTAAGACGACTAAATGGAGTGAAGATTTTTTGATGTGCTTACAACGACAGGCAAACACTAAGCTTCCGTTAGGACCAGCTAATTAAATCTTAAACCAATACAGTCGAATCAATTTTTGTAAAAACGTTACTCTCTATACTTCCTTTATCGATAGCCGTAACAACCTTCTTGCCTGGTACGTCAACGATATAAGCTGCTTTATCTGTAATCACTAAAGAATCTTTTCCACCCTTACTTTGAAGTTTCTGGAAAGCATCCTTTAGCTTAAAAAATTCATTTGAATCAACGTGAATATTTCTCTCTTGTAGTCTCTTGGCTGCATGAGTAGATAACTTGATTCCATGTTCAGCTTGAGTTTGTGCAAGCTGATCAATTTGGTGGGCCCTATTAATCTTTTCGTTTGAGATCTGATCGTTTAATAAGTTCTTAAACTCAGATTGAGCCGCTTCGTTTCCACCAACATTACCAAGACGGTTACGAAGATCAACTTTCTTCGAACCAGGGACCTGGCTTACATTTGGAATATGAAAATTTGAAATGTCTTTAGTTCCCATTTATTTCCAATTATTGGTTAGTGGATTCGTTAATATTATTATAATTTTTTAACATTTGTTTTTGCAACGCGGCAGAATTTGTAGCACTTTTACCAAGCTGCCCATTATTAGGGAGCTTAAAGCTATCTACGTCACGAAGAAAAACTTTATTTCCATTTTGTAATGTAAAAACAGTCTCACCATTTTCAAAATCAACACCGTTTACAATACCAGTCGATTTAGTTTCAGCTTTAAATTTATTCATGTCCTTATCAAAGGCCCAAACTTCAAGACGATAGTCGCCTTTAGCTGCTCTGGTATTATCAAGTTGACGGCCATTCCATGCAAGAGTGTGTTGTCCTCTTCCAAGATTTTCAGCTTCAACTTTTCCAATGAGTTGTTTATTTTTATCGTAAATATTTACGATTACATTCTTTGCTTCTTTGTCGATAAAGAAAGGGATATCTTTTGAAAAAGACTGCCCATCATAACTAACAGAGGAACCTCTTGTTAAAACTTCTTTACCAAGAAAACTTGCACCAAAAAACTTTAGCTCCTGTGGGTCATTCTTACCCATATTATCAAGCTTTTGATTCATATTTGTCATCTGCTCTAATTGAGAGAATTGTGCAAGGTCAGCTGAAAGTTGTTTTTGATCCATCGGCTTCATCGGATCTTGATGTGTTAACTGATGAGAAAGAAGTTTTAGGAAACCTTCTTGTCCCATTTTATTGTGTTCTTTTGCATCAACGAATTTTTGTTCACCAACATCATTTCCGGCTATGCGGTTAAGACGCTCACCTACATTTGCGTTGGCATTTGTATTACCAGAAGTCTGGCGTGGGGCCATTCGCACCTGTGAAAATGAATTTCTCTGTTGTGGTTTTCCAATTTCTGGCATTATGCACCTATTCGTTGACTATATTCTTGCCATCTTTGTTGACGGCGCTCTCTAGCATTCTTATCAAATGTTAAAGAATCTTCACTATCTAATTGTCTCGCAGAATCAAACTCATTTCCACTATTTTCTAAAGTGGAGATTTTGTCCGCTTGTGCATCAAATCTTCTTTCAGAGTCTTTTTTCTCTTTATTGAAAGAATCAGATTGTGAAGCTGTGTCACTCATTTGTCCTGATGTTGCTGTTTGAATTTTAAAATCTGCAACACGGATACCTTTCATATCTAGGTTTTTAAGAAGCTTTACTTCATTCTCTTTAAAGAACTCTTTTGCTTCTACTGATTGCGCTTCAATATTTAGGGCAACCATTCCATTCATCTCTTTATTTGCTGTGATATTAAAGTGACCTAATTGATCATGCTTAACTAACATTTGAAGAGACTTTCCATTTTCAATGCGATTCATTTCAATGTAATTTGTCACTTCTTGAATAATTTGATCCGAGTTTGTTACTGCTGATAAATCAAGGACCTCTGGAGCTTTTGCAAGATTAATCTGGGCCTTAAAGTTTGAAGCTGAATTATCTGCTCCAAGTGCTCCTATTAGATTATTTTGAAGAGAACTAGAGCGGTTTTCAGACTTTGGTGTTTCTTGGCCTAGAATATCCTCAAGAGAAACAGAATTTTGTGAAGACTTCATTGTTTCAGGTTTTACTTTGATTAATGAGTCATTCTTAAGGTTCGCTTCTTTTGAAAACTTATTTAAGCCAATATTATTGGCCATATTCTTAACTTGATTATTTCCAGCAAAAGAGCGGTTTGCAACAAATGCATCTGATGTTTGATGACTAAGGTTAAGCTTTGATGCTTTTCCCTTTTCAAGGCTCTTATTTGGCATTCTTAAAAGTACATCATTTTTAACAGATGAATCCGTTTTTGAAATATCATCTAAGACGGCCTTAGTATTTGTTCCAAGCTCAGCCTGAGACTTGATCCCTTTTGAAGCAACTCTAGGTAAATCTTTATCTGTCAGTAATGTTTCTTTCTGGCTTCCCTGTGTTTTGCGATTTGCTAAAACAGTTTTGGCCTTTTGTAATGAAACAATATTCTTAGTATCAAGAACGCTATCAATATCACTTTTTGAAGCATTTGCCTGATTACTTATAGTAGAAAATAAAGACTTTGGTGTTGATTTTAGAGCAGAATTAGCCTTTTTAGAAAGCTGATTAAGTGATTCAGATTCTATGCCCTGTTTAGCATTTTGAGCTAAATTGGCCTTACTTGAATCTTTTAAATTAGGACGAATTTCTTTTGCTACATTCGTGGCCAAAAAGTTATTTTGTCCTTTATTTTTTCCCCTAGGTTGACCCTCGTTAAGAAGTTTAGAGAACTCCTTATTCAACCCTTTTTTCTCTTGTGCTGTTAGTCCCTTACCTGACTTATCCAATAAGTTAGACGCTTTCAGAGAGTTTGCATCATTAGCACCCTTTCCTTTGCTGGCCTTAACCTGTGAATTTTGTCCTAGTAAGTTTTTAAGCATTATATTCCTTTTTCAATTAACGCTTTGCAATATCTTTACACAAAATTAGAAAAAAATTAACCAAGGAAAGTTTTACCCTACTTCTTCATGGTCATGTATTGCTTTTGAAGACGTGCCGAGATCTCTTTATCCATCATATTAAAGATTTTCGATACCTTAACTGGATCAAGTTCACCTAAAATCTTTATCGAAATCGATGGGTCTTGTTGTGACAATAGATCAGCTGCTGTTTGTGGTCTCATATTTGAAACAACATCAACCATATGGATAACACGCTTACTCTCATCTGAGTCTTTCTTATCAAGACAAGATAAGAAGTTTGTTTGGTATTTTTTAAACTCTTGAATACGCCCTTCAAGCTCCTTCTGATTAACAGCAATTTGATTCTGTTGATTCTTTAAGGCCTTTTCTCTTTGTTCAAGATCCTGTTCTTTTTTGAGAAGTTCTTGAGAAAACTCAACGAGCTTACCACGTCCAATTCTTTTCATTTTCTTTTCAATAGCTGCATCAAGAGCTTTATCGAACTCTTCTTGAGTGTAGATCTTTTTATCTTCAGCTTTTGTATTTAATGAAAAAACTAATAAAGTACTTAGTAATAATGCTTTCATTTATAGTTCTCCGGCCAATTTCTTAGAGTGTCTTTTGGCCATCATTAATTCATCAATGGCCTCTTGGCGTTTCTTTTCGATTTCTTTATTTTGTTTTGTTTCAAAGTCTTGTTTTAAATTATCAATAACTTTAACTTCACCTTTTGCAACTGATAGCTCTTTAATCTTTTCTTGGTAAGCTCTATCAACAGCGTGAAGCTGGTTTTCTAACACTTTAATTTCTTCTCTTTTTGACTGAATAAACATTGGGAAGAATTGTGCATTTCTACCAGGAGTATATGTTTCTAAAAAAGCTTCTTGAGCTTTATAGGTTTCTTCAATATCCTGCTTACATTTAGCAATCTTTTCAAGAAGTCTTCCTTTTTCACTATTAATCTGCCCTAGTTCAAGCTTAACTCTTTGCTCGTTGAACTCTCGTAGTTTTAATAGTCCATCTAATTTAAACTTCTTACGACGCATTTATTTATTCCTCATCATCTGACTGATAGGCTTCTTCAGCGTATTTAGCTAAACCTACCATCGAATCATAAAGTTCTTCGATCGTTTGATAATGATCCTCACCCTGCATTTGTTTAAGTAGATCATTTAATTGTTCAATTATGATCATTGCCTTATCCACTTTAGGGTTTGAACCTCTAGCGTAGGCACCAACATTAATAAGGTCTTCATTATCACGGTATGCAGACATTAGATCACGCATATGACCCGCAACAACTCGATGCTCACTTGTCACAACTTTATTCATTACCCTTGATAATGATTGGAGAACATCAATTGCCGGGAATTGGTTCTTGGAGGCAAGTTCTCGAGAGAGAATAATGTGTCCATCACTAATACCACGAACAGCATCAGCAATTGGCTCATCCATATCTCCACCTTCAACAAGTACCGTATAAATACCAGTGATTGATCCTGCATTAGCTTTCGTTCCCGCACGCTCCATTAGTTTTGGTAATTGAGCAAATACTGTTGGAGTATAACCTTTCTGACCTGGAGGATCTCCAGCACTTAAAGAGATTTCACGAGAAGCCATCGCAAAACGTGTAATTGAATCCATCATTAATAGTACATCTTGATTCTGATCTCTAAAGTATTCAGCAAATGTTGTAGCGACATATGCAGCTTTCATACGAATAAGAGCTGAGGTATCTGATGTTGCAACAACAACAATTGATTTTTTAAGACCTTCCTCTCCTAAATCATGTTCAATGAATTCACGTACCTCACGGCCACGTTCTCCAATTAGAGCAATGACATTAACATCGGCCGAAGACTTTTGTGCAACCATACCAAGTGTTACAGACTTACCAACACCTGAACCGGCCATAATGGCAAGGCGTTGTCCTTTTCCAGCTGTCATAAATGCATTAATTGCATTAACACCTGTATCAAGAACTTGACTAATAGGTGGCCTCTCTAACGGATTTATTGGTTTCCCAAAGATTGACCTTACTTCATTTGATTTCTTAATTGGCCCTTTTCCGTCAATAGGATTTCCTTGAAAATCAATAACGCGACCAAGATATTGCTCACCGACATTTACTTTAGTCACAAGCTCTTTTAAAAATACTTTTGTTTCAGAATTGATACCTGAGATTTCAGAATAAGGCATTGTTAGACACTTTGGCCCATCAATAGAGACAACTTCTCCTAAACAACGATCACCAAACTCTGTTACGAATTCGACATTAGAACCAATAACAGCACGAGAAAGGTTCACTTCGTATAGCATACCTTTTGATGCACAAACCTTCCCTACCTTTTGGTAAGGTGTGGCATATTCATAGGCCTTGTGAATGGCCTCTAAATCTAACGATTCAAATGGACTATTCTGATTCATCTGAGTCAACCTCTTCGCTTGCAAGCCCTACGGCTTCAAACAACTTATCAAGACTCTCTAATTGAGTTTTGAGACTTCCATTAACAATTCCATTAGAAGACTCGACAATGATCCCCGGTGCTTCAATATCAAAGTCAATTTCAACACGGGCATTTTTAAGCTCTCCTACTTTTTCCTGAACAACTTCTAATACCTCAGGCATTTGCTCAAAGTGTTTTTCATTAACACGTATAAGTAGGTTATCTCGAGTTTGGGCCTCGACAATAAGCTTCTCAAGTAAACGGACAATATATTCTCCATCATCCTTGAGTTCTTTTAAAACAACCCATTTTGCAATTGTTCTTAATAGATTATAAGTTTGCATCTTTTGGGCAGATAGTAACTTAATTCGAGAACTTAAGACTTCAGAAACCATATCATTTAAAAGCAAGATTTTTTCTTCAGCACTAGCTGATAATTCTTCTCTTACTTCTTTGCGACCTTCTTCCTTTCCTAGCTCAAGTCCTTCTCTATATGCTTCTTCTTTTACTTGTTGAATACGTTTTTCAACTTCTTCTCTAACGGCCTGCTCAAAGTCACTATCTTCTTGCGCTCTAATACCACGTGCTTCATGAACAATAGGATTAAGGTCGAAACCTGTCTCTCTTGCTTGCTGTCTTTCAACGCGAATGACCTTTTGCTTCTCTTCGATCTCACGTACAGACATTCCCTCAAAATCTTGGAACTCAAAGTCCTCAACTTCCGAATTCATCGGTTTCTGAGAAAATGATTGAAATTGATAGTCTTTTACTTCTGTGGTCATTAAGCCGCCATTCTAATTAAATTATTATTAAACAAGTGCGTCGCCGTCTCCACCACGAGAGATGAACGCTTTTCCTTGTTGTTCAAGTTCTTTACATTTATGTACGATTTCTGCTTGAGCTTTTTCAACATCTGAAAGTTTTGTTGGACCAAGAGCATCAAGGTCTTCTTGTAGAAGAGTTGCTGCACGATTTGACATATTTCTAAATAGCTTTGAACGTATTTCTTCTGGTGCAGTTTTAAGTGCAATAACAAGCTTTTGTTGATCAACTTCCTTAAGAAGCGCCTGAATACCACGATCATCAACGTAGACAAGGTCTTCGAAAACGAACATAAGCTTACGAATCTCTTCAGCAAGTTCAGGATCTTTTTCTTCA
This window harbors:
- a CDS encoding FliH/SctL family protein, with product MTTEVKDYQFQSFSQKPMNSEVEDFEFQDFEGMSVREIEEKQKVIRVERQQARETGFDLNPIVHEARGIRAQEDSDFEQAVREEVEKRIQQVKEEAYREGLELGKEEGRKEVREELSASAEEKILLLNDMVSEVLSSRIKLLSAQKMQTYNLLRTIAKWVVLKELKDDGEYIVRLLEKLIVEAQTRDNLLIRVNEKHFEQMPEVLEVVQEKVGELKNARVEIDFDIEAPGIIVESSNGIVNGSLKTQLESLDKLFEAVGLASEEVDSDESE
- a CDS encoding flagellar hook assembly protein FlgD gives rise to the protein MPEIGKPQQRNSFSQVRMAPRQTSGNTNANANVGERLNRIAGNDVGEQKFVDAKEHNKMGQEGFLKLLSHQLTHQDPMKPMDQKQLSADLAQFSQLEQMTNMNQKLDNMGKNDPQELKFFGASFLGKEVLTRGSSVSYDGQSFSKDIPFFIDKEAKNVIVNIYDKNKQLIGKVEAENLGRGQHTLAWNGRQLDNTRAAKGDYRLEVWAFDKDMNKFKAETKSTGIVNGVDFENGETVFTLQNGNKVFLRDVDSFKLPNNGQLGKSATNSAALQKQMLKNYNNINESTNQ
- a CDS encoding MotE family protein; its protein translation is MKALLLSTLLVFSLNTKAEDKKIYTQEEFDKALDAAIEKKMKRIGRGKLVEFSQELLKKEQDLEQREKALKNQQNQIAVNQKELEGRIQEFKKYQTNFLSCLDKKDSDESKRVIHMVDVVSNMRPQTAADLLSQQDPSISIKILGELDPVKVSKIFNMMDKEISARLQKQYMTMKK
- a CDS encoding Crp/Fnr family transcriptional regulator → MAQTQKQHKSGIVRFKAGEVLFNQNDPADSLYIIQKGQIRLYIPKGQGFVEIAILRAGEVIGEMAYFDEKGSRRSCSAAAIVPTDVVRVTFAAFDKTMQGLNPWFKTIVNTLADRLRKTNDRVKQLETNSVGFGKDGKVGEYVFFHTTDVLRILAGIYLSSKVHAQKGEDGAHRIHMNSIRYYLFDIFGVAEIKFEEMIELLKREGIIVMEADKDGQEKLVKIPDLDSLRLIVAYVNGEKVKTDDKKTKTTRKCNMILSRMKAQLLAKNVTSGKASVNLSAIIDELKEGQAIVNSGDLKPAIVSGIVEDILVDDQGNMTNMVNVDSLFKILPGLVFQDAWQRINEEKSGNSY
- a CDS encoding thiolase family protein — encoded protein: MSVYILSGARTPSGSFLSSLAQVKATQLGATAIESAVEKAGIAKDKVDEVFMGNVVQAGVGQAPARQAAIFAGLSEATPCTTINKVCGSGMKTIISGAQSIMTGDNQVVVAGGMENMSQAPHLLMNSRTGVAKFGAAEVKDAMQWDGLWDVYSDQPMGSCAEECTEKYNLSREAQDAYSIESFKRAQAAIEAGIFKDEIAPVTIKGRKGDTVVSEDEGPFKAKFDKIPALRPAFKKDGTITAANASTINDGAAAVVLAGEEYKDQADFKIVGWASHAQAPTWFTTAPIEAMKKNLEKTGLNISDIDVFEINEAFAAVPMAAMEELKIPHDKLNIYGSGVSLGHPIGTSGTRIVVTLMTAMKNKDAKYGLASICIGGGEALSLILEKIK
- a CDS encoding TIGR02530 family flagellar biosynthesis protein; translation: MGTKDISNFHIPNVSQVPGSKKVDLRNRLGNVGGNEAAQSEFKNLLNDQISNEKINRAHQIDQLAQTQAEHGIKLSTHAAKRLQERNIHVDSNEFFKLKDAFQKLQSKGGKDSLVITDKAAYIVDVPGKKVVTAIDKGSIESNVFTKIDSTVLV
- a CDS encoding FliI/YscN family ATPase; its protein translation is MNQNSPFESLDLEAIHKAYEYATPYQKVGKVCASKGMLYEVNLSRAVIGSNVEFVTEFGDRCLGEVVSIDGPKCLTMPYSEISGINSETKVFLKELVTKVNVGEQYLGRVIDFQGNPIDGKGPIKKSNEVRSIFGKPINPLERPPISQVLDTGVNAINAFMTAGKGQRLAIMAGSGVGKSVTLGMVAQKSSADVNVIALIGERGREVREFIEHDLGEEGLKKSIVVVATSDTSALIRMKAAYVATTFAEYFRDQNQDVLLMMDSITRFAMASREISLSAGDPPGQKGYTPTVFAQLPKLMERAGTKANAGSITGIYTVLVEGGDMDEPIADAVRGISDGHIILSRELASKNQFPAIDVLQSLSRVMNKVVTSEHRVVAGHMRDLMSAYRDNEDLINVGAYARGSNPKVDKAMIIIEQLNDLLKQMQGEDHYQTIEELYDSMVGLAKYAEEAYQSDDEE
- a CDS encoding flagellar hook protein FlgE; amino-acid sequence: MSILRSFNIGVSGLSASGAGMNVVSDNISNAGTNGFKASRAEFQDVLAVSLKGIEGGDQFGAGTKLAHIKPMMTQGDVARTESITDLAIQGDGFFKVKAPFGNGFTRDGSMHFNKDGELVNSDGYKVLGFKSNEDGVLTNKEGEIKLGNTTIPAQATEKVKLSMNLDSRASVKEFDPNNPEETSNFSSSITVYDNVGTARLVTAYYNKTADNNWTYRIMADGADAQGGVAGTMVQMAEGQLVFNDKGQLQEEIETSNSFNFNKGARQDQKISFSWGESISEGGDGTDASTQYGSGSAVARHTQDGASAATLGSLSFNDDGILTAVYDNGETRDIAQIAIAKFDNNEGLFKMGKNLFKESKNSGQPAMGKPGEAGRGQVLSKSIELSNVDIASEFVNLMTSQRNFQANAKTISTADKMMQEIFRIKG
- a CDS encoding flagellar FliJ family protein yields the protein MRRKKFKLDGLLKLREFNEQRVKLELGQINSEKGRLLEKIAKCKQDIEETYKAQEAFLETYTPGRNAQFFPMFIQSKREEIKVLENQLHAVDRAYQEKIKELSVAKGEVKVIDNLKQDFETKQNKEIEKKRQEAIDELMMAKRHSKKLAGEL